Within the Bacteroidia bacterium genome, the region CTCCGTTTCTCGGCCGTCTTGATGATGTGAGTACGGACGGACTGGCGTTGATCGCAGACCTGCGGATTATTTATGACAACTACGGTTACAAAACACAGATTCTTGCAGCCTCCATCCGCCATCCCATGCATATCATCGAATGTGCAAAGATAGGCGCCGATGTAGCCACCTGCCCGCTGGCACCGATCCTGGCTCTGCTCAAGCATCCGCTCACGGACAATGGATTAAAACAATTTCTCGAGGACGCGAAGAAGTTTGCCTAGAGCTTTCCGGAAAACACCACGTCTGTGCCGGTTATTCCCGGCGGCCTAACAAACAGCCCAAATACCGCTGAACCCGAACCGGACATGGATGCATAGAACGCCCCTGCATCCAGCAAACGCTTTTTCTGGTGCGCCAATTCATGGTGCTTCAAAAACACTGATTCTTCAAAATCATTCCATACTCTTTTGCCCCATTCCTGAATGTCAACATTACCGGCATGGAATTCAGTTACCGAATTTCCTTCCTTCCGGTTCAGGTCGCGATAGGCCTCTACTGTTGAAACATGTATACCGGAAAATAAAATCACCAGGTATTTCCCGCTTAGATCCGGTCCTGTATCGTACATAATCTCTCCCCTGCCCTCCACCAACTGCGGTCCACTCCGGAGAAAAAACGGGCAGTCGCTGCCCAGTTCTAAAGCCATATTCTCCACTTCCCCGTCTGGTAAGGATCTACCTGAAATCCTCAGCGCTGCCTTCAGGAAGCAGGCCGCATCTGCAGACCCCCCCCCCAGTCCGGCCCCCGCCGGAACAATTTTATGAAGGTGAGTTCGCAAAGGGGGAAGATCCGTTCGGCTTCTGAGTAACTCGTGGGCTTTCCATACAAGGTTTTCCGCCGAAGGGCCCGGAAGATGGTGCCCGGTCTGAACAAAGGAATAGGATTCCGACCTGGTCAGCTCGAGAATGTCTGTAAAAGGGATTGGAAAAAAAACGCTCCGGATAGAATGGTATCCGTCTGAACGGGGCCCGCCCACAGAAAGACCGATATTGATTTTGGATCCCGGGAAAAAAAGCACCCCCAAAAGTAAGACATTCCACTGTTAATCAGCAAGAAACGACCAAATCAAAATTATCTTTACATTAGCCTTTCCGAAAAAAAAGAGATGGCATTTCTGGACTTTGAAAAACCGATCGAGGAACTCAGCAGGGAGCTGGAAAAACTGAAGGAAACCGGAGAAAAAGCAAAGGTAGATATCAGCCAGGCGGTAGCGGAACTGGAGAAGAAAATCGAAGATACGCGAAAAGAGATTTATTCAAATCTAAGCGCCTGGCAGCGAGTTCAGGTTTCTCGCCATCCCGACCGGCCCTACACACTGGCATATATCAACGCCGTGAGTGACAATACCTTTATGGAGTTACACGGAGATCGTAATGTATGGGATGATAAGGCAATGGTGGGAGGATTCGCAGAGGTAGACGGGCAAACCGTGATGTTTGTTGGCCAGCAAAAGGGCATCAATACGAAGATGCGTCAGATTCGTCGTTTCGGGATGGCTAATCCGGAAGGCTACCGTAAGGCCTTGCGGCTTTTTAAACTGGCAGAGAAATTCAACAAACCGATTGTCACTTTTATTGATACTCCCGGGGCCTATCCGGGGCTGGAAGCGGAGGAACGCGGGCAGGGCGAGGCGATAGCCCGGAATCTTTTTGAGATGGCCAAACTGCGGGTTCCGGTAATATGCATTATAATCGGAGAGGGTGCATCAGGCGGGGCGCTCGGAATCGGTATCGGCGACAGGGTTTTCATGTTGGAGAACACGTGGTATTCCGTTATCTCACCGGAATCCTGCTCCTCTATTCTTTGGAGAAGCTGGAATTTCAAGGAAAAGGCAGCAGACGCACTTAAACTCACCGCCGGCGATATGCTCAACAATCACCTGGTAGACGGGATGATCCGGGAACCTCTCGGAGGGGCCCATACCAATCATGATGAAATATTCTCAACAGTAAAAAAATGTATTATTCAAACCCTTGCGGAACTGAAACAGAAGACACCGGATCAGTTGGTAGCAGAACGAATCAGCAAATTCTGCTCCATGGGAGTGGTAAACGAATTAACCGATTAGAAATTCCCTTAAAATCTTATTTTTGCCACATCAATCTTAAACCATGAATCTGAAAACTCTCTTCCCGACCCTTCTTGCTGTATCATTTACAGCCGGACTGATTTCCTGCGGCGGCCAGGAATCAGAAGTAAAGCCCCTGGATTATCAGGAAACCAAGGACAGTGTAAACTTCGGCGCTCAGATCAGCATGGATCTGATCTCCGTGAACTTCCCGAGCCCATCTGCTTTAGGTAAAAAGATGAGCAATGCCGGAATCTCCTATAATAAGGGATTGTTTACCTCCAGTTCAAAATCTTATTCCACCAAGCCGGAGCAAGCATTCGGAATGGGTGTATTAGGAGCAGCCCTTGGCTATGCCTGCGCCTTTAACAACCCGCAGGATGCGCTGGAATACCTGGGCGCAGTAGGACGGCTGGCAGAACAGGTTGGAGTTGCCTCGGCATTTGACCAGGACTTCAATAAGCAGCTGATATCCAGCCTTGGTAAAACAGACACACAGGATGTGATGATTGATCACGCGTATAAAAAGGCAGAGCGCCACATGCGATCCAATGAGAGAATGCAGCTTGCCGGACTGATGGTTCTGGGCGGCTGGGTGGAAGGGCTTTATCTTGCCACTGAAATGCTTCACAGCAAGAAAGATGATCCGAAAGCAAAAGGACTGTATATGGAAGTATGGAATTATGTGTCCGCTTACCAGCACGTCCGCAAACTCCTGGATGAGTATAAAGGCAATGCAGACTACAAAACGTTCAATGAGGCCTTTACTGAATCAGAATCTGTTCTCAAGAACATGGCCTACAACACCACCTTTGGACCAAAAGATCTTGACACTCTGCGTGAAACCGTGCTCAAGCTCCGCGGAAAAGTAGTAAAATAACATTCGTTTATTCCTGCAGTAGCCCTGGTCCTTTGGCCAGGGTTACTTATTGTAACGCAGTTCAAGGTCCGTGACCGGTGCCGAATGCGTAATCGTATTGATCAGTGCACCGGTTTGGTAATTGTAGCGCCGGATCAAATTTCCCTCGATGGTAAAAATGTATTGTCCTGCGGGATCGTACAGCACTTTTGAGGCATTGACTCCCGGCACATGGGGCAGAAAACTATTATTCGAATAGGTGTACTTGTAAATATTTCCGTTAGAGTGCGCAATTAGATATGTTCCTGCATCTACGCGGGCCACAGAATTGATGGAACCCGATGGAACCGGATACGGGGTCCAGAAACCATTTGTGCTCACCTGGTAAATCTCCATCTTTCCCTGGCCTGCATCGTTCCCAAAACAGAAGATGTCATTGTTGTCCTTTGAATAAAACGCAACTACATCCTGATACATGTAGGTTTCCTGTATGCCAGCGCCGGTAGAACCGTTGAATAAAATTATTTTCCGGAATGCCGAAGTGAGTTCCTTTATATCCGCTACAATGTAGTTTCCCGTATGTGTTCCTATTCTGCGAACAGTCCAGTTAGGTGCCGCAATAGAATTGTACATGACAT harbors:
- the ispE gene encoding 4-(cytidine 5'-diphospho)-2-C-methyl-D-erythritol kinase: MLFFPGSKINIGLSVGGPRSDGYHSIRSVFFPIPFTDILELTRSESYSFVQTGHHLPGPSAENLVWKAHELLRSRTDLPPLRTHLHKIVPAGAGLGGGSADAACFLKAALRISGRSLPDGEVENMALELGSDCPFFLRSGPQLVEGRGEIMYDTGPDLSGKYLVILFSGIHVSTVEAYRDLNRKEGNSVTEFHAGNVDIQEWGKRVWNDFEESVFLKHHELAHQKKRLLDAGAFYASMSGSGSAVFGLFVRPPGITGTDVVFSGKL
- a CDS encoding acetyl-CoA carboxylase carboxyltransferase subunit alpha encodes the protein MAFLDFEKPIEELSRELEKLKETGEKAKVDISQAVAELEKKIEDTRKEIYSNLSAWQRVQVSRHPDRPYTLAYINAVSDNTFMELHGDRNVWDDKAMVGGFAEVDGQTVMFVGQQKGINTKMRQIRRFGMANPEGYRKALRLFKLAEKFNKPIVTFIDTPGAYPGLEAEERGQGEAIARNLFEMAKLRVPVICIIIGEGASGGALGIGIGDRVFMLENTWYSVISPESCSSILWRSWNFKEKAADALKLTAGDMLNNHLVDGMIREPLGGAHTNHDEIFSTVKKCIIQTLAELKQKTPDQLVAERISKFCSMGVVNELTD